The following coding sequences are from one Capsicum annuum cultivar UCD-10X-F1 chromosome 3, UCD10Xv1.1, whole genome shotgun sequence window:
- the LOC107865078 gene encoding uncharacterized protein LOC107865078 yields MVDVIFFKSKYRSVFTIAVSKDENNNIFPLAFGIADSENNESYSWFFNQLRNAIEVCEQLSILLDRHPAIVNAIANVYLECQYEICISHIEKNLRKRYFSDVVLSLFYNAATTYKQTKFYTFMDKIEKVDKSIAEYLKEEEQERWAHSFHTNRRYNMLTTNNVESMNMTLRKVRQLPILGLIDYIQNKLQSWYYERKIEAQSNFHNITRWAKVEVTDKIQVALKLKVDPIDATRFVVRKGGVKYIVDLKSRTCQCLPWLQTYQGEILPVGNTISWIIPDSIKDLITKPPDKEVLLGRRQTSRYPYRTESSRNNYRCLRCKRTGQNRSNCHYTHILHPYARRYRKKIRKHD; encoded by the exons ATGGTAGATGTAAtattttttaagtcaaaatatCGTAGTGTCTTCACGATAGCAGTGTCAAAGGAcgaaaacaacaacatatttccTTTGGCTTTTGGAATTGCAGACTCAGAAAATAATGAGTCTTATAGCTGGTTCTTCAATCAGTTAAGAAATGCAATTGAGGTATGTGAACAATTATCTATTCTATTAGATCGTCACCCAGCCATTGTAAATGCAATTGCAAATGTCTATCTAGAGTGTCAGTACGAGATATGCATAAGTCACATAgagaagaatttaagaaaaagatacTTCTCAGATGTGGTTCTATCACTCTTCTACAATGCAGCAACAACATACAAACAAACTAAATTTTATACTTTCATGGATAAGATAGAAAAAGTTGATAAAAGTATTGCGGAGTACttgaaagaagaagaacaagaaagatGGGCTCATTCATTTCATACCAATAGAAGGTACAATATGCTTACAACTAACAATGTGGAGTCCATGAATATGACACTGAGAAAAGTAAGGCAACTTCCAATACTGGGACTGATCGATTACATTCAGAACAagttacaaagttggtattatgaaagaaaaatagaagcaCAAAGCAACTTTCATAACATCACACGTTGGGCAAAAGTGGAGGTGACTGACAAAATTCAAGTCGCCTTGAAATTGAAA GTAGACCCCATTGATGCAACAAGATTTGTTGTAAGAAAAGGAGGAGTTAAATATATTGTAGACCTGAAGAGTAGGACCTGTCAATGCTTG CCTTGGCTACAAACATACCAGGGAGAAATCCTACCAGTTGGAAACACAATATCATGGATTATCCCAGATAGCATAAAGGACCTGATCACAAAACCCCCAGATAAGGAGGTTCTGCTTGGGAGAAGACAAACATCCAGATATCCTTACAGAAcagaatcttcaagaaacaattacAGATGTTTGAGATGCAAAAGAACCGGGCAGAACAGATCAAATTGTCACTACACTCATATCCTTCATCCATATGCAAGAAGAtacagaaagaaaataagaaaacatgattag